The DNA sequence CCGGTTTCGACCTCGTTGAGAAGAAGGCGGGCGTCGACTCCGCAAAGGTCACGTTCAATGGCAGCGCGCCGCAGGTTGGAGTAGCCAAATCGATTCGTCCGATGATTGATGCGCTGAACGACGCGAATTGGGAGCAGACATTCTTCCATATCGTGAAGGCGATCGACGAGAACAAGGAGATCGATCCGATCCTAAAGGTCAACTTGTTGCGACAAACCCTCGAAATCGGCAGCCGCGGCAGCGCGGTCTTCGAACGGGCGTTCGCCAAACATTCTGACGCGCTAAAGGATGCCAATGTCAATCCATTCGCCAATTGGCTCGATCCGAAAGATCCGGACTCTCCCAATCAGCGCGTGCGCGCGGAGCAGGTGCTGAAAGACTTTCCGGACATTGGGGCCGCGGGGAGGGAGACCGCCGACGAATTGAATAAACTCCACCAGCCGCCGGGCAAGATTCGCGTCTGGGTCGGCTGGCTCCGCCGCGGCGCTGCCGGCAATTGGCGTTGCGAGCCAACTTCGCTAAGAGATCAATCGGGCGAACTGTTCGTCGCCGTGAAGAAGGGGATCGGCAATGGAATTACATTCGAGCGCATGGGGACTGTAAAAGACGACATCGCGACGATGGAGATTCCCGCAGGAAGCGGCTGCATTGAGGGAAGCCCGCTGTTTCTCGTCGCGCCGTGATTTTCCAACTGTCAACTTGGAGCCTAACTGAGAGCCGCCGGGGACTGTCCCCCTTTTGCGCAGTCCGCGGAGCAAAATGGGGACTGTCCCCTTTGCCCAGGCGGTTCTCGGATCGGCTCTAACTGGTTTTTGCTGCGAGGTGGCCTGAAATGGAAAGCCAATTGTATATCCGAGTTCGCGGGCGCGTGCTGGGTCCATACGACCAGGAAAAGCTGCAATCCTTGGCCCGCCGCGGGCAACTGAGCCGGATGCACGAATTATCGCCCGACGGCGCGAGCTGGGTCCGGGCGTCGAACTATCCGGAGCTGTTCGTCGGCAATCCGGTCGAGATCCCCAACGACCATCAGGCTGCGGCGGCGGAAGCGACGTCCGCCGCGGCGGTCGCGGGGACTGGTCAGCCACACCAGTATGCGCAGAAACAGCAGTGGCATTACACGAGCGCGGGTGTGCAACGCGGACCGGTGGACTTCACGAACCTGCAACTACTCAGCGCCTCGGGGCAGCTCGGGCCGGACGACTTGGTCTGGTCAGATGGAATGCCGGCCTGGATTCCACCACGACTTGTGCCGGGCCTGGTGAAGGGGGGCGCCACGCCAACCGGCGCGGAACCGTTCGATCCAGAGTTCGCTCGTTCAACTGACAAGGATGAATCCTTGCCGGATCGGCTTTGTCGCTCGGCCCATTCTTCGCGTCCCTGGGTCGTGTTCGTAGCTATTTCTATCTGGATGTACGCCGGACTTGCTACGATCGGTGGAATGTGGATGTTGATCCTTGGTGCACGCGTCCGCGCCACGTCTCTTGTCGCATTTGGAATCTTCAGCCTCATTGGCGCCTTGAACCAAGCGATCCACGGATATCTGCTCGGCGCGTACATCGCGCGGTTGAGAAGCCTCCAATACAGCCCGAAATCGATCGTCCTCGCAAAGGTGCATGATTCGCTGCGGGCGTATTGGATCTACGTGGCGATCAACCTGATTATCGCTCTTGTGTTGATCAGCTTTTTCGTTATTTGGGCCTTCGCGGAGGGTGTGACGCTGCCGGATCGCTTCTTCCAGTGAACTTACCGCGATCTTTAGCAACGAACCAAGACTGCTCCCAAACCAATGGACAAACCATTCGATCCATATCGCGATTGGCTGGGGATTCAGGCCGCGCAGAGGCCGCTTTCCTACTATCAATTATTGCGACTCGGGCCGTTTGAAACTGACGCCGCCGTCATCGCTCGGGCAGCCGATCGGCAAATCGAAACGGTGCGCGCGTTTATCAGCGGTCCGAATTCGCGGCTGGCCCGCCGCACACTGTTCGAGCTGGAGTCAGCAAAGAAATGCCTGCTCGATCCGGCGAGCAAGCGGGCCTACGACGAATCGCTGCGCGGCAGGCGAATCGTGCAACCGTTGAAGGACGGATCCATCGCCACCTCATCTCAACGATCTTTGCAACCGTGGGAAGAAGCCCTGGCTGAATCAGCGGCCACGGCTCATCCGCCTGCAATGCCGCCGGCTTTCCCCAGCGGCGGCGCAGACGCGGAGTTGTATCACAAATGGCTGGGAATTCCGGTGAGCGAACAGCCGGCAAACCATTATCGTCTGCTCGGGATTGCGGACCTTGAATCCGATTCGGATGTCATCGCATCGGCAGCCGATCGGCAAATGGCCCACGTGCGCACATTCCAAATTGGGCAACATTCGGCCGCGTCCCAACGGATCCTGAACGAAATCGCCGGCGCCAGGCTTTGCCTGCTCAACGAGAAAAGGAAGACGGAGTACGACATTGTGCTGCGGACGAGATTGGCCTCGCAGGCATTGGGGATCCCAGTTAAGGCTGATCCAAATGCACTACGACGAACCGATAAAGCTAATCCAAAAACACCACGACGAGCCGAATCAAAGACGCGGCTGATCGTCGCGTGCGCGGCGTGCGGCTGTCTCGCGGCGGCGGCGGTTGTTTTCGTCATCGCCAGTATCTTCAACCGGACCGAACCGGCTGTCTCGGCTGATGCAAAGCCAAAGCCTGAGCCGGAGGTCGTTATCCAGCGCCCGACCACAATACCAAGCCAATCGCCCCCGCCGCAGCGAGAACGAGTCGTCGATCAGAACGGCGCGAACGCGGCATTCGGTGGTTATTCGGGATTCGGCGGTCCCGTTGCCGCAACTCGGCCGCGCGAAATCCACGGGCAAGCTGTGCCGCCCGCGCCGGACGGTAGTGCGGCGGAGACCAGCGACGGGGACGCTCGAACTCAATGGATCAACGAGAGTTACCACATTACCCTCCGCCATTTGCAAGGCAAAAAGTGGGCCGAGTTTGATTCGACGGGACATCTGTGGGCTCAGTACGAAGAGACAGGACGCACCAAAGATTACATTGAACTATTCCGCCAGGATCGCCAGCAGAAGCAGCGAGTCCTCTCCGACAGGAC is a window from the Pirellulales bacterium genome containing:
- a CDS encoding DUF4339 domain-containing protein, which translates into the protein MESQLYIRVRGRVLGPYDQEKLQSLARRGQLSRMHELSPDGASWVRASNYPELFVGNPVEIPNDHQAAAAEATSAAAVAGTGQPHQYAQKQQWHYTSAGVQRGPVDFTNLQLLSASGQLGPDDLVWSDGMPAWIPPRLVPGLVKGGATPTGAEPFDPEFARSTDKDESLPDRLCRSAHSSRPWVVFVAISIWMYAGLATIGGMWMLILGARVRATSLVAFGIFSLIGALNQAIHGYLLGAYIARLRSLQYSPKSIVLAKVHDSLRAYWIYVAINLIIALVLISFFVIWAFAEGVTLPDRFFQ